Sequence from the Deltaproteobacteria bacterium genome:
GCGGTCTTCTCACTGGAGCGCCGGCGCGATCCGGAGCCCATCGGCTACGACCACGAGGGCTTCCAGTGCGTCTGCCCCCAGGGCGACAACGAGTTCCACACCTGCGAGAAGCGCGCGTCGATCGACGGGACGGCCGCGTTCGTGACCAGCGTCTTCGGAATGACCGCGGCCGGCGTGGTGGTGCGCGCGCTGGCGGCGCAGGCGCAGCGGCCGCAGGTTCGTTAACCGGATTGTTAAGCGGTCAGGGCAGGCCCTGCACCGGCGACGGCTCCATGCCTTGCTCGGGCAGCATGGAGAAGACGGCGTCGTCGAGCATGTCTCCGGCGAGCGCCTCGCACGTCGACGGATCCAGGAGCGTCCGCGCGCGCGGGAAGATCTGGCCTTCCAGCCGCTCCAGGTGCCCCCGGTACAAGGCGTCGAGCGAGGCCACGGCGTCGGCGAACTCGGCGTGCGCGCCGTCGTAGCTGCCCGCCACGGCCGCCCGTGCGCCCAGCGCCGCCCGCGCGTGCAGCGCCTCGGCGAGCACGCGATCGCGCGAGAGCGAGCGGCAGGCGAGGGCCAGCTCCTGGTCGCCCGGCGAGGCCTGGAGCAGCCGCGGGAAGAGCAGCTCGTCCTCCTCGCGGAACGGGTCG
This genomic interval carries:
- a CDS encoding hemerythrin domain-containing protein — encoded protein: MLLQIAVRVPDEKDPLGLLATSLRRHLSKLRALWFAAGHLRDPDVETRSRALRGLAEALEFFARAADDPFREEDELLFPRLLQASPGDQELALACRSLSRDRVLAEALHARAALGARAAVAGSYDGAHAEFADAVASLDALYRGHLERLEGQIFPRARTLLDPSTCEALAGDMLDDAVFSMLPEQGMEPSPVQGLP